In Helicobacter sp. 11S03491-1, the genomic stretch GTACCTACTGTTGAGCGAGGATTTTTGCTTGTAGTTTTTTGATCAATAGCAATAGCAGGAGTGAGACCCTCAATTTTATCTACATTGGGTTTGCCGACTTTGTCAAGAAATTGTCTTGCATAGCTTGAGAGGGATTCAATATATCTTCTTTGTCCTTCGGCATAAAGTGTATCAAAAGCCAAAGTAGATTTACCTGACCCGCTAAGTCCTGTAAAAACAATAAGCTTGTTTTTTGGAATTTCCAGATTAATATTTTTGAGATTATTTTCTTTTGCGCCGATGATTTGGATTTTATCTAACAATCTATACTCCTTGATTTAGAACCTTAAAGAATCTAATATTATAGCTAAATACTTGGAATACAGAGTGATGGTTATGTATTGTTGATTTCTCTTCAAAGATGTTTTATCATTATTTAGGAATATTGAAAAATGAAAAAACTGAGATTTATATATGAAAGTAAATTTTAAATTTTACTTTCATGTTACTATGATAAACATATAAAAATTTAATGTGAAAAATCTACTCATTAATATTTTTGAACAAATAAATTTCTAGGTAAAACCGGAAGGTTTTTAATATGATTAAATATAACAACCTTAAGGAATGATAATGAAGGCATACGATAAGCTTGTGTTAGGGCATATTGTTTTAGCGCATAAGGAGATACAATCAGGTTATGTAGCCATTAGTAATGGAGTTGTCATGGAAGTAGCGATGATAAATTCTTCCAAACTCCCCCCTGCTAAAGAAATACATGATTTTAGCGGGTATTATATCTTTCCCTCAGTAATTGATTCACAAGTACATTCTCGTTCCCAAGCAGGGCAAGAGGATTTTATTTATTCAAGCGCTTCCGGAGCAGCAGGAGGCGTGGGCACTATTATTGATATGCCCTATGATGCAGGGCGATTGATTTGCAATGAACAAGCTTTCAATGCCAAAAAACAAGAAGCAAAAGCACAAACCAGAGTAGATTTTGGACTTTATGCAACAATAAATCCTCTTGAGGGAAGCAGGCATATTGAAGAATTGATTCAAGCAGGGGCTATTGGATTCAAATTTTCTACATTTGGTACAGATCCAACAAGATTTCCTAGAATCCCCCCTTATATTATGCAGGAATGTTTTGCCAAAATTGCTCCTTATGGATTGGTTGCGGGTGTGCATAATGAAGATGATGAGAGTATCAAATATTTAATTGAATTTTATCAAAATCAAGGGATTACAGATTATAAGGCTCATAACCTATCCAGACCTATTTGGACAGAAAATATTGCTATTGCTCAAATCTATGAATTAGGAGCGCAAACAGGTTGTCATGCCCATGTTGTGCATTGTTCTAACCCAAGGGGCTATGAGATTTGTGCCGGTTATCAAAAACAAGGATTTTGCGTAAGCATTGAGGCATGTTTGCATTATCTGGTGTTATCTGAAGAAGAAGATGTATCCGGACTTGTAGGGAAGGCAAAGGTCAATCCTCCTATCAGAAGCCTTAAGGACAAAGAAGCATTGTGGAAGCATCTTGATTGTGGGAATATCACGGTAGTATCAACAGATCATGTAAGTTGGTCGGAGGATAGAAAATCTTTTGCAAATATGTTCAAAAATTCTTCAGGGGCTACAGGGTTAGAAGTTTTATTGCCTTTAATGCTTACTGAAGCTCATAAGAGAGGTATTAGTTTTTCTAAAATTGTGCGTGTTTTGTCTTATAACCCTGCAAGATTATTTCATATCAACCACAAAAAAGGCGCTTTAGAGATTGGTAGAGATGCTGATTTAGTGATTTTAAGCAAGGAAAATTATCTTTATGATGCCGGCAGGAGTGGGGTAAATTTTGTTTCTTGGAGTCCTTATGATGGCAGAGAAATAGACTTTAGGGTAAAAAAACATATGCTTAGGGGAGAATGGATATTTGATGATGGAAAAGTTTTGGCATCTCCCGGATTTGGAGAATTTGTCTCGCCAATGAAGTAAAATATAAGGAGATTATTTTGAAAATTAACCCGGATCGTTATGAAAAATTTCTCATGGATTTATCTCTGAAGACAGATCCCAATCAGCCTTATACAAGGCGTTCTTTTAGTGATATGTTTGTAGAAGGTCGCCAATGGTTAAGTGAGAAAATGTTGGAATTAGGTCTTGAAGTTTCCCTAGATTGCGCCGGCAATCTTATAGGCAAAAGAGCAGGTAAAAATCATCAATCCGGTTATCCTCATACAATTGCTATAGGTTCTCATAGTGATAGTGTGCCAAGTGGGGGCAGATATGATGGGATAGCCGGAGTGATTGCAGGATTAGAATGTGTAGCGAGTCTTAATGATAAAAACATTGCCCTAGAGCATGATTTAGAAATTATAGATTTTTTGGCTGAAGAACCTAGTGAGTGGGGTGTTTCTTGTATAGGGAGTCGAGGAATAAGTGGGTTTTTAGATGAAAAAACTCTCCAATTGTCTCATCCCCAAACAGGTGAAAAATTGGGTATAGCAATCAATCGCATGGGTGGGGATAGCGCCGGGTTAAAAAAAGCCACTCATATAAAAGCATTTTTTGAACTTCATATTGAGCAAGGTAAGGTTTTAGAAACTCTAGGTATGGATATTGGTATTGTAAGTTCTATTGTAGGGATTATGCGTATTGAAGTCAGTTTTTTAGGAGAAAGCAATCATGCCGGTACTACTCCGATGAATATGAGAAAAGATGCCGGAAGAATAGCTTGTGAAATGAGTGTTTTGGGAAATATTCTGGCATCAGAAATTTCCAAAAGAAATGAAGGTTATTTTGTGGCTACTTGTGGGCAAATATTTTTTAAACCCAATGCAAGCAATGTGATTTGTGGCGCTAGTAAAATTGTTTTTGATGTGCGTTCTGATTCAAGAGCATTGATGGAAGAATTTAGGGATAGATTGCTTGAAGAAACACAAAAAATTTCTAAAAAGCAAGGTATTTTACTCCAAAATTTTGAGGTTTTGAGTGATACTCGACCTACATATTGTGATAGAAATTTAATGGGTATTTTAGAAGGAGTATGTAAAAAAGATGCCCTTCCTTTTATGGTGATGCCAAGTGGAGCGGGACATGATAGTGCTTTTATGAGCCATCTGGCTCCTGTAGCTATGATTTTTGTCCCCAGTCAGGGAGGCAAAAGCCATTGTCCGGAAGAATATACTTCAAAAGAGGAGTTAGGCAATGGTGTGAATGTGCTTTTTAAAGCTCTTTTAGAATATGACAAACAATTTATTAATTCATAAGGAAACAATATGGGAAGAATTTTGAAATTAAAAGATGTCTATGCTGCTGTCAAAGGTGGTTCAGTCTATGCTTGTGGTGGTGGTGGATGGGTAGAACATGGGATTGAGTTAGGGACTTTGGCAGTTACAATTGGCAGACCTGAGTTAGTTAGTATTGATGAGATTCAACCTGATGATTATGTTGCAACAGCCGCTGCTATTGGAGCACCTGGGGGACTTAGTGATTGGGAAATGTTAGGGATAGATTATGTCAAAGCAGTACGATTTGTCCAAGAAGCTTTGGGTAGCAAAATAGCAGGGCTTATTATTGGTCAAAATGGAATGAGTTCGACTATAAATGCATGGTTGCCCTCAGCAATTTTGGGGACAAAAGTTGTTGATGCTTTGGGAGATTTGCGTGCGCACCCTACAGGAGATATGGGTTCTTTAGGATTAGCTAATAGTCCTGAAATAATGATTCAGAGCGCTGTAGGAGGGAATCGATCAAAAAATCAATATATTGAATTGGTTGTTAAAGGAGCTACTGCAAAAATTTCTCCGATTTTGCGGACAGCTTCAGATATGTCAGGAGGGTTTATAGCCAGTTGTCGTAACCCTATCAAAGCTTCATATGTGAAAAAAAATGCAGCCCTTGGAGGGATAAGCATGGCAATTGAACTCGGAGAAGCTATTCTTGAAGCAGAAAAAAAAGGCAAAAATGCTGTTATTGATGCTATTTGCAAGCAAACTGATGGAGTGATTTTAGCAGAAGGCAAAGTGATTAAAAATTCTTTGCAATACACTCAAGAAGCTTTTGATGTAGGGATTATTGAAGTAGGAGAAGGAAAGAATAAAGTGATTTTGCATGTTATGAATGAATATATGGCTATTGATGATGCTTGCGGGAATAGAATAGGCACTTATCCGGATGTAATCACTACTTTTGATAAAGATGGTAATCCCATCAGCGCAGGAAAACTCAAAGCAGGGATGGATATTTTTGTATTCCATATACCCAAAACAAAAATTCCTCTTAGTTCAAGTGTTAAAGATCCCAGTGTTTATCCTCATGTAGAAAAAACATTAGGGATTGAATTAGCAAAATATGCTCTTCAAAAGGATAAACAATGAAAATACAGATTGCTTCAGGGGATAAATTAAGAACCAAAAATTGGCGTACAGAGGGTTTGTTGCGAATGCTGGAAAATGTGCTTTATGTTGGTGAAGATCCACAAAATTTGATTGTTTATGCTGCTTTGGGGAAGGCAGCAAGAGATATGAAAAGTTATGAAAAAATCGTAGAAACACTCAAAAATCTTGAGATAGGTTATACCCTTATTGTGCAATCAGGGAAACCTATTGGGGTGCTAAAGACTCACTCTAAAGCTCCTGTTGTTTTGATGGCAAATTGCAATATGGTGGGGCAGTGGGCAAATGCGGATTATTTTTATGAATTGAATAAAAAGGGGTTGATTTGTTGGGGAGGATTGACAGCAGGAGATTGGCAATACATTGGATCACAAGGGGTGATTCAAGGCACTTATGAGATTTTTTGTCAGATTGCACGCAAGCATTTTAACCATTCTCTGGAAGGAAGATTTATCCTTACAGCCGGACTTGGAGGCATGGGTGGGGCACAAGGATTGGCAGGATTTATGGCTGGTGGAGCAACTTTGATTGTTGAGGTTGATGAAGAACGCATTGATAAGCGTCTCAAAAATGGCTATCTGCAAAAAAAGGCAAAAACACTTGACCAAGCCCTAAGTCTTATCCAAGATGCTATAAAGAAAAAAGAAGCACTATCTGTAGGGCTTTTGGGAAATGCTGCCCAAATTTATCCCCAAATACTTCAAAGAGGTATCTTGCCCGATATTGTTACAGATCAAACATCTGCACATGATTTGGTCTATGGCTATATCCCTGTTGGATTTACTCCGGAAGAGATCAAAGAATTAAGAGAAAAGAATCCTAAAAAGCTCATGGAAGCTTCTTTGGCTTCTATTAAAATCCATTTAGAAGCTATGCTTGGTTTTCAAAAAAGAGGCTCTATTGTGTTTGATAATGGTAATTTAATACGCACACAAGCTAAAAATGCAGGAGTGCAAGAGGCTTTTAATATCCCTGTTTTTACAGAGGCATTTTTGAGAGATTTGTTTTGTCAGGCTATTGGTCCTTTTCGTTGGGTATCTTTGTGCAACAACAAAGAAGATATTGCTAAAATCGATGCTTTTATCTTGAAACATTTTGAACATAACAAAATTGTAAGCAATTGGATAAAACTCGCTTCAAAATATATTCCTTTTGAAGGGTTGCCTGCAAGGATTGCCTGGCTTGGACATGGAGAAAGGACCCAATTAGCCTTAGGCGTTAATGAAATGGTAGCTAATAAGGATCTTTCAGGTCCTATTGCTTTTACAAGAGATCATCTGGATGCCGGTGCTATGGCGCATCCTAATATCATGACAGAAAATATGCTTGATGGGAGTGATGGCATTGCTGATTGGCCTCTTTTGAATGCGATGTTAAATTGTTCTTCAGAAGCTGATTTGGTAGCTATCCATTCAGGAGGAGGAGGTTATAGCGGGTATATGACTTCTGCCGGAGTTACTCTTATTGCAGATGGGAGTAAGGAAGCTGCAGAGAGGTTAAGTTTATCTTTGAATAATGATACGGCTTTAGGTGTGATGAGGTATGCAGATGCAGGTTATGAAATAGCTTTAAGGGAGGCTAAATCTAAAAATATCGGATATTTTGATTTAAGAAATTCAAAGGAATAAGATGAAAAATAAACTAACAACTAGAGCAATTGTTGCAGCTGCGATAGGGAATGCATTGGAATGGTATGATTTTAGTGTTTTTGCTTTTTTTGCAAGTTACATCGCGCATAATTTTTTTATTGATGGTGATGGGACATCTGCTCTTTTTAGTGCTTTTTTGCTTTTTGGGGTTGGTTTTATTGCAAGACCTTTGGGAGCACTATTTTTAGGAAGTTATGGAGATAGAGCTGGGAGAAAGGCAGCCTTGACATTAACAATCTTGCTTATGGCAGTGGGAACTTTGATCATAGCTATTGCCCCACCAATCTGGTTTATCGGGATAGGAGCACCTATATTATTGCTTATAGCAAGACTTTTGCAAGGATTTTCAACAGGTGGAGAGATTGGCGGGGCAGCTGCATTTTTGATTGAATA encodes the following:
- a CDS encoding amidohydrolase family protein, whose product is MKAYDKLVLGHIVLAHKEIQSGYVAISNGVVMEVAMINSSKLPPAKEIHDFSGYYIFPSVIDSQVHSRSQAGQEDFIYSSASGAAGGVGTIIDMPYDAGRLICNEQAFNAKKQEAKAQTRVDFGLYATINPLEGSRHIEELIQAGAIGFKFSTFGTDPTRFPRIPPYIMQECFAKIAPYGLVAGVHNEDDESIKYLIEFYQNQGITDYKAHNLSRPIWTENIAIAQIYELGAQTGCHAHVVHCSNPRGYEICAGYQKQGFCVSIEACLHYLVLSEEEDVSGLVGKAKVNPPIRSLKDKEALWKHLDCGNITVVSTDHVSWSEDRKSFANMFKNSSGATGLEVLLPLMLTEAHKRGISFSKIVRVLSYNPARLFHINHKKGALEIGRDADLVILSKENYLYDAGRSGVNFVSWSPYDGREIDFRVKKHMLRGEWIFDDGKVLASPGFGEFVSPMK
- a CDS encoding Zn-dependent hydrolase translates to MKINPDRYEKFLMDLSLKTDPNQPYTRRSFSDMFVEGRQWLSEKMLELGLEVSLDCAGNLIGKRAGKNHQSGYPHTIAIGSHSDSVPSGGRYDGIAGVIAGLECVASLNDKNIALEHDLEIIDFLAEEPSEWGVSCIGSRGISGFLDEKTLQLSHPQTGEKLGIAINRMGGDSAGLKKATHIKAFFELHIEQGKVLETLGMDIGIVSSIVGIMRIEVSFLGESNHAGTTPMNMRKDAGRIACEMSVLGNILASEISKRNEGYFVATCGQIFFKPNASNVICGASKIVFDVRSDSRALMEEFRDRLLEETQKISKKQGILLQNFEVLSDTRPTYCDRNLMGILEGVCKKDALPFMVMPSGAGHDSAFMSHLAPVAMIFVPSQGGKSHCPEEYTSKEELGNGVNVLFKALLEYDKQFINS
- a CDS encoding DUF917 family protein; translation: MGRILKLKDVYAAVKGGSVYACGGGGWVEHGIELGTLAVTIGRPELVSIDEIQPDDYVATAAAIGAPGGLSDWEMLGIDYVKAVRFVQEALGSKIAGLIIGQNGMSSTINAWLPSAILGTKVVDALGDLRAHPTGDMGSLGLANSPEIMIQSAVGGNRSKNQYIELVVKGATAKISPILRTASDMSGGFIASCRNPIKASYVKKNAALGGISMAIELGEAILEAEKKGKNAVIDAICKQTDGVILAEGKVIKNSLQYTQEAFDVGIIEVGEGKNKVILHVMNEYMAIDDACGNRIGTYPDVITTFDKDGNPISAGKLKAGMDIFVFHIPKTKIPLSSSVKDPSVYPHVEKTLGIELAKYALQKDKQ
- a CDS encoding urocanate hydratase; this encodes MKIQIASGDKLRTKNWRTEGLLRMLENVLYVGEDPQNLIVYAALGKAARDMKSYEKIVETLKNLEIGYTLIVQSGKPIGVLKTHSKAPVVLMANCNMVGQWANADYFYELNKKGLICWGGLTAGDWQYIGSQGVIQGTYEIFCQIARKHFNHSLEGRFILTAGLGGMGGAQGLAGFMAGGATLIVEVDEERIDKRLKNGYLQKKAKTLDQALSLIQDAIKKKEALSVGLLGNAAQIYPQILQRGILPDIVTDQTSAHDLVYGYIPVGFTPEEIKELREKNPKKLMEASLASIKIHLEAMLGFQKRGSIVFDNGNLIRTQAKNAGVQEAFNIPVFTEAFLRDLFCQAIGPFRWVSLCNNKEDIAKIDAFILKHFEHNKIVSNWIKLASKYIPFEGLPARIAWLGHGERTQLALGVNEMVANKDLSGPIAFTRDHLDAGAMAHPNIMTENMLDGSDGIADWPLLNAMLNCSSEADLVAIHSGGGGYSGYMTSAGVTLIADGSKEAAERLSLSLNNDTALGVMRYADAGYEIALREAKSKNIGYFDLRNSKE